The genomic region TGATATCAATATCGCCGGCCATCGTATGGGCCAACCCGGCTCCTATTATTTTCCTTATAAAAGTAAACCGCACCCTTCCACTAATGTCCCTGGCATGGCTGATGGCAAAGACGGCGATTACCTCACCGATAAACTCACTGATAAAGCCATTGACTTTATCAAAGATCACCAAAACAAGCCTTTCTTTCTCAACTTCTGGTACTACAGCGTTCATACACCGATTATTCCTCGTCAAGATTTAAAGAAAAAATATGAGGCTAAAGCCAACAAGCTCGGGATTCAAAAAAACCTACCCGGTACGCCAGTCTTAAAAAGCTTTGCGCGATCCTCGCAAAATAATCCTTCTTACGCCGCTATGGTAGAAGCTATGGACGAAAATATTGGTCGCGTTCTTACCACTCTCAAAGAACTCAAGATTGAAGATCAAACCATTATAATTTTTTGTTCCGATAACGGTGGCTTATCCACGGGTACTGGTGCTAATGCTCCCACATCTCTGCTGCCACTCAAAGCCGGAAAAGCGTGGGTCTATGAAGGAGGAATTCGCATCCCCATGATTATCAAATGGCCCGGAAACAAAGCGGCTGGCAAAAAACTCAATACACCTGTGATCACCACAGATTTGTACCCCACTATTTTAGATATGCTAAAACTTCCCGCTAAGCCCAAACAGCACGTAGATGGTGTATCTCTTACTAGTCTGATGACAGCTAAGAGTGAGTCTCTTAATCGTGAAGCTCTGTATTTTCACTACCCTCACTATCACCACATCAATTCCATGGGACCCGCAGGCGCTATTCGCATGGGTGATTATAAACTGCTGGAAGTTTACGAAACGGGTGAATTGGAACTTTATAATCTAGTAGATGACTTAGCTGAACAAAAAAACCTAATCTCTGAGCAACCAGAACGAGCGGCACAAATGCTTAAAAAACTTCAGCAATGGCGCCTAGAAAGCTCAAGCCCTCTTCCCAAAGCCAACCCTACTTATGAAGCCGAAAAAGATTACCGCATTAAAAATAAATAAGTGATTTACGGTAGGATAATAATTTCAGTATTGGGAAGCCTTTTCTTAAGGTTTTCAAGCTTAAATTGTCCTTGGTGAATATACAGTTTTTCCAAATCCTCAAAACCAGTTAAATTCATGCTGGTACGCACTGCAGAATGACTTATATTTAGTGTCTTCAAAGACATATCTCTCAACTTATAAATATTCGCAATTGCTGTATGTGATATATTAAGATTTCTCAAATCATAATTTTCCAAAGTATTTAATTCAATGATTTTGGTGTAACTCACATCCAGTGATTTCAATGGCTGATTACGAAAACAGATGAAATCTTTAATTTTAGTATGGGACAAATCGGCTGATTGAGCTGGAAAACCCTGTAAAATTAGAGCTGATTGAATCCAATCATTATGGGAAACATCCAGATGTTTATTTTTTCGATCATACTCAAAGTGAATTTTTTGATTTTTAACCTGACTTATGGCTAGTTTTTTATTATGAACAATAATCACACCCTTGCAAAACTCAATCCGCTTAGCAAGCGGCATTTCTGAATACGCGGTGTAATGAACCAGCCCGCCAACGACTTTTGGCTGTTCGTTTTCCATCCCCTGCTTAAACAAAGCAAGAAATTGATCTAAAGACAATGCTAAGACATCATCATCTTTGATTTTCTGAAATTGTTTTGCCAAGTCAAGTAATTCAGGTGCTTCTCCATTTTTTTCAAGTGCCTTAACCGCGGCATTGAACTCTTGGTAGATGATGTGTAAAAGTCCCTTCAAGCCCCACGCTTCTTTTAAACTCGGATCGAGTTCTACTGCACTATCACAAAAGTTCACCGCATCATCAAAATTAAAGGAATTAAAGGCAATTTGAGCACGTTGATAAAAACGTGGGGCAGCATCTTTTCCCATTTTGACATGAAACTCTTTCTCAAGACTTAATTTTTCCGCACGTTGTATGGCATTAATTTTTTCAAGTTTCAAATTATTAATCATAAACCAAGCGGCAAAAATACTGATCAAAACAAGTAAGAGCGAGGCGATACTGATCGATCGATGGCGTTTCACCCATAAGCGCATTAACGTTAATAGAGACGCTTTTTCTGCGCTGGTCGCAAAACCATTGCGGTAACTTAAAATTTCTTTTTGTAACTCGACCACACTTGCATAACGTTCATTAGGATCTTTCGACATAGCTTTCAAGCATACCGCTTCCAAAGGCAAGGGAATACTAGTATCTATTTTTGTGGGTTTTATAAAATCACAGTCAAGCGTTTTCTTCATGATCAACTTAATAGCTGCACCGCTAAACGGTTTTTTGAACGTTAAAATTTTATACAAAACACAGCCTAAAGAGAAAACATCTGTGTAGACACCTTTTTTACTCTTGATCAGACCGGTTTGTTCAGGCGCCATATAGCCCGGCGTTCCTTTGATGAGGCCATCTATCGTAACATTCGTCTCCTTAGGATTGAAAGCATAACAGTCCAGCAACTCTTCGTCGCAGATAGCGGCCATCACCTTTGCAAGGCCCCAATCACAGAGTAAAACATCACCATAATCACTTATTTGGATATTATCTGGCTTAAGATCCAAGTGAAGTACACCCCTAGAGTGGGCATAGGCTATTGCATCACAAACTTTAATGAACACATCTAAGCGATCACTTAAATCGACTAAATAATCTTTCTTATTATTTTTTAAATCACTTAAAATCTGTTCAAGCGAAGATCCCGATATGAACTTCATGGTAAACCAAGGGTGACGGCCTTTTAAACCTAAGTCGTGCATAGGGATGATATTCGGGTGCTGTAAGGCTGCGGTCAGGCGTGCTTCTTTGAGAAAGGCTTCTTTTTGTTGGTCATTGGCATCATTTTTCAAACGAGCCATAGCAACCGTACGACCAGTCTTAAGGTCCTTACATGTTTGAATGACTTTTATTCCACCTTCATCAACGTACTTAAACTCACAGTATCGAGTCTTAATTGACTCAATCATATCGAGTAGCGGCATTTCATCTAATTCATCTAGCTCATCATAAAAGCTTGCAAAATTTTTATCGAAACTCTCTTCTTCTCTATCCATAAGTGAGATTAACTAGCCGCCAAGTTCTTGATTTAAACGTGATATTTCTCTGAGCAAAACTTTTCTGACTCGCGATTTGTAGACGCGTACAGAACTGGCACTCATTTCAAATTTTTCACCAATAAGTTCATTATCCTCTTGCCCCATCGACATTTTAAAAATCTCGCGAGTCCTATCTGAAAATTCATCTTGCACATTTTTCCAAGCCATATTAGAAATATAGCTCTTCCATTCCAATTCCGCGATTCGATGAACTTCCGGTTCCGTGAACATATCTAATGAATGGAGTGTTTCATCATAGTCAATATTCTTGTTATCATTGCGAGTGGATTTCTTTTTGTAAAAATTATACACCGTACTTTTTATAACTAAGCATAACCAAGTGCGAAAAGTACACTCGCCTTCACGATATTCATATTTAGGCAATGACTTCCAAACTTTAATCAGCACGTCTTGTAACAAGTCTTCAGCAATTTGCTTATCAACCCCTAAACCTCGAATAACTACGTATATGTAGCCTTCATAATATTGCGCAAACTCATCCCAAGATTTCTCATCATTCGAATCAATCAGCTTATACAAAAGTGTCTGCCGAGTAACTTGCTTATTATTCATCGAATAGCCTTTTACATTAACTTAGATCAAACTTCATGTCGATAATATAAACTGCATTATTAATAAAATTCTAGCACAAATACTAATTTGATCCTATTAATGAGTAGATGCTTATCATAAATCATTTCTTCTATTGTTAATTCTTGCCTACCTGCCCTTAATAAATCATGTGAATCCTGAGCTCGTAAGCTGATTTTTAAAAAACCTCCTTTGAATTATTTTTCAATGAGGACTTTTTTACGAAAAGCTTACATCATAGGTGGTTTAAATTAAGCTTAGCTAAGTTAGTTTGAACCTAAACAAAATATATTGCCCCTATGACGCTCAAACTCTTCAGCATTTTTTCCTTTATCATTCTAGTTCCTAGTTTGACGATATTTTATTTGGGTTCACGACTGAATGAATCTGAGGAAAGTATGCTGAAAGCCCGCTTTTATAGCCTACAAAATGAGCGCTTACAAAGCATTGAGCAGCAATCTACTGCCATCTTAAAAAAGATTGAAACGGGGCTAATCCCCTTGATTACAAATACCGATATGGATAATAAATCTATTAATGAAACTAGTAGTGCCAGTATCTACATTAATCATTTATTCATTCTAAACCCTAAAGGTAAGGTCATTTACCCTTTACGTTCAAGTGAAGCGATTACGCCACGTGAACTAGATTTTTTAAACCGCAACTCAGATATCCTTTTAAATCCTCAAACTTATCAGCCGAGTAAAGCAGATGCTCACAACGGTTGGTACTCTTGGTACATTAGAAAAAAACTGCATCTGATTTTATGGTCAAAAACGATCGATTCATACACGGTAGGAGTGGAGTTACATCAAGAAAGAATTATTAATGAAATCATTAATAGCATCCCTAAAAACATCAGTAGTAATGACTATCAACTCACTTTGAAAAATGCTGAGCAAAACCTTTATCAATATTCCTCCGAAACTCAATCATTTGACGCTTCCGTAAAAACAGAATTGCCCTACCCCCTGCATTCATACCAATTTGTTTATCAGTTCAATGAACCGAATTTTATTTCTCCTCTCAGAAAATATTTCCTCATGGGTTTCAGCCTCATTATTGCAGGCGCCCTTTCTGGAATATGTTATTTATTTTATCGTGAACAAATTCGCAATATCCGCGAATCGGCTCAGCGCGTCAATTTTGCCAACCAAGTTTCACATGAGTTAAAAACTCCGCTTACCAATATACGCATGTATGCTGAGCTCTTGGAGTTTCAACTCAGTGATGATGACCCCAAAGTCACAAAGCGTCTTAATGTAATTATTAAGGAATCGCATCGTTTAAGTCGCATGATCAATAATGTCCTGAATTTTGCTAAACAGGAAAACGATAGCGTATTCATCAAGACTGAGGAGATCGTCCTCGACCCCCTCTTACAAGAAGTTCTCAATAAATTTGACCTCGCTTTTCGTAAAAAGGAAATCTCTATTAAGCTCCACCTCAATAGCCAGAAAACTATCGAAGCAGATCCCGATTTAATCACGCAAATCATTGGGAACTTACTCAGCAATGTAGAGAAATACGTCCCTCAAAAATCCAATTTAGATATCAGTACTTATCAAGATAATGAACTGACTACTTTAATTATGCAGGATAACGGTCCTGGAATTGCTAAGAAACATAAAGAAAAAATCTTTCAATCATTCTACCGAATTTCTAATCAGCTCTCAGATGGCGTGACGGGTACCGGCATTGGCCTCGCCATTGCTCGCGACTTTGCACGCGCACATCGCGGCGACCTCGAACTCGTCCCCTCCGAGTCGGGAGCCTGCTTTAAACTAACTTTACCCAATGCAAGGAAATAACATTATGAAAGTACTTATTGCCGAAGATGATGTCCTCATACGAGAAGGCTTAATTGATATTTTTGAAGACGAGGGCTACGAAATTGCGGAAGCCGCAAATGGTCGTGAAGCATTAGAACTCTACTCATCTGAAAAGCCCGATTTTATTTGTCTCGATATTATGATGCCCGAAATCAATGGCTATGAAGTTTGTAAGGAAATCCGCAAAACTAATCCTGATATCCCTATTATTTTTTTAAGTGCTAAATCCCAAGAAGAAGATAAGCTTCAGGGCTTTGATTTAGGCGCAGATGATTACATCACCAAGCCCTTTGGCATCAAAGAAGTCATTGCTAGGGTGAGAGCGGTTACACGCCGCTGCCTCAAGAAAAGTTCTACTAGCAATGAATGCTTTAAGATGGCGAAGATCAGTGTAAACCCCAAGGGACTTACTTGTACACGAAATGAAGAAATCATCGAACTTGGTTTGCGCGATATCAAGATCCTTCAATACCTTCACTCTCATGCCAACGAAGCTATTTCTAGACAACAGCTTTTTCAATCCTGCTGGGGCATGGAATTCATGGGCAATACGCGCTCCATCGATCAAAAGATTTCTCAGCTTCGCAAACTAATAGAAGATAACCCTCAAGAACCCAAAATCATTCAAACAGCTCACGGTGTGGGATATATCTACAAAGATTAAGCCCATAAAAGCGATTCAGGGGCATTGTTTATTAGCTGTAAGAGTAATTGGACTGCTTCACTCTCCTGATCATTTTTCTTTTAGATTAAAAATCTTGTAGGTCAATTGATATTTCTTATCGCTAATCTTCTCCGGGTGGAGCAATACTATTTTATTGGGTTTTGCGTAAGAGCGAATCAAGAAGTTTAAGGGCTTCACGACACTCACACTCATTTCATGTCCCTTTACGAGATTTTTTCGTAACTTATATTTTTCTTTAAGCTGATACTTATCGAATTTTTCTCCATGTTTAATAGGATAAAAAACAAGTGAAGCATTTCCTGGTTTAATCCAGAAGCTACTCACTTTCCCCGGCCCATTTTCTCTGAAACGACATTTTATACTGCCATCACAAATATCAATATAGGGATTATTTTGATTAAAGGGATTCTGATCGCTCATTTTTGTTTCTGAGCTCTCAATTGTCCATTTATTTAAATCAAGTATATCTAAATTTCGATGGACTGTATCTAAATCTTTTGTAGCAATTTTCTTGTCACTTGCAATGAGTTCGATAACGGCCTTATCCTTCAAAGTTTGCTCGGATAAATACCACTTCATAGACTTATAATCCCACTGCAATAGATACATCAGTTCTTGCAGTGTACGCAAAGTATTGATATTGAGATCCTTTGTACTTGCACGTACAATCTTCATCAATTCTGGAGTAACCAGGTAAGAACGGTGCGAGGATGCTAACTGGCTTGAATCAATCAATAAGCGCAAGCCATCAATCTCACCTGACATAAATGCCGTTTTTGCTAAAGAATTAACGTAGCGTTCATGAAATGAATTCATTTCAATTGCCTTATGCAAGACTAAAGCTTTTCTTAAAACGAGGCGAAGTTGCTCTTTTTGTTCTTGGCTACTGCTTACTAAATTCTTTCTCAGTTTCTCAAAATTCTGAGCATAATTACTGTTTAATTTTAAACATTGAGCATAAACCTCGGGATATAAATTTTCTATTTTATAATCCAATACCCGCAAGGGTATGAGCAAGACTTCGCCAGCAAATACCCACGCGTTTCTCTGTAGAATGATCGCCGCTTTTTTTGGATTGGCTTTTAAAGCTAAGTCTAAGTATTGAAAATCACGCTGAAAAGCTTCGAGAAAAATAATTTCATTTTCAGCAAGGGCCAGTTTCTCCAAGAGAGTTTCTGTTATAAATTCTTGGCGCCAGGTGCGTTTATCATTATCCAAAATCTTCATTAATGCGGGTATAGCACTCGCACCAAATTTTTTAATAAAATCATTTCCGCCATTTTTCATCACCCAAGATGAACTCAGGCTATCCCTGAAATAGAGTATCTTATATATCTTGTCAAAAAGTTTTCTTTGCTCTGTATTAAGGTGATCTAGACAATTAACTTTTTCACCTTCAGGTGTACGGTCATTAATGGTATATATCCTCTTCACTTTCCATGAGCTCGGTGAATTGTATTGTTGAGGGACGGTTTCCAAATAAAGCAGGCGTTCATGCACTAATTTCTCTACATTGCTCACAAAGCAATAAGCTGGCGCGGTCTTCCATAGTTGCTTTTGCAGTTTTCTGAATGCGCTCAAAGCGACAAAGCTTTCTCCCTGTCGACGCAGAAGCTCCGCTTTCATAAATGATATTCCTACTTCATGACTATATTGCCAGGTTTGATCTCGCTGCTTTTGTTTTGCCAGGTCCTTTATCAATTTATCTGCAAATACAAAATCGCGTTCATCCAACGCATCTTTATAGAGAGAATATAAGCTAGAAGGACGCATTTCTTTACCCTTTTGAGTTGAGCTATATGCACCCTTCTCAAATTGATAAAATTGTACTCGAGATAAAGTTTTTCCTTTCAAACGACTAAGACTTGAAAAATAATATGTATTGCCTTTATTCTTGGAAAGATAAATAAGTTCTTCTGCCCTATCATATTTACCCATCATTGATAATAACTTGGCTTGCTGACTTATATTAAGTCTAGGCACCACTGCTAAAATAGCATTTTCGCGGTTTTTATTTAAATGATAATCAACTCGCACCGTGAGATGACTGACTGCCTTTAAAAAAGTCGAAAAACGCTCGTGTTGCCATTTTTGTTTTTCTGGCATTTTAACTAAGGCTGTGTATAAATCGACATATTGTTCACAAAGTTTGTAAGTCTCTATATTAAATTTTTGTGGGAACATTGGCCAAGTAAGTAATTCTTTTTGCTCTTCCTGAAGGTAGCTCAATTCGATACGTGATTGATGAATATTAACTTTGGGCTTATTCACATGCCAAGCATAGTCATCTGTCCCACCTTTTTTAAAATAATTAATGCCACTTATCACGTAAGGAGTTAAAAACTCTTTTATATAAACTTTACGCCATTGTTGCTTATATGTTTTTAACCATGCTTCTATTTCTGGGCTTGCTGGACGCTTCATCTTCTGATCACAGAGCACTAACATTTCGTAGAGCGAGGCTTGGATATGATCTTTCGTACTTTGATGTTTAAAATCAGCACGATGTAGAAATTTTTCTGATTCCAGAAAAGTACTCTTTGCCTCTTCCCATTTTTGACGTTTAAAATCGTCGAAAGACTGATTATATTTAAATGTAAATTTAGCTTTAATGGGTACATCTTTCTTAATCTTTAGAATATCTTCCATATAGGCCGCATACTTCTTTTCTCTATAGCGTAAATAGCCTTTGCCCATGTGGTAAAAAACATTGCGTGTCACCTCATCATCTTCCATGCGGACTCCATTTAGTCCATGTTTTTGATACAGAAATTGACATTCGTAATAATAAGCTAAATCACTTTTATTTTGAGCAAATAAATCCTGCCACAAGGCCACTTTGAAATTTTCGAATTCCTCTCGAAAGTCATTCACTAAAATGAAAATTTTAACCTCAGGCTCAATCCCGCCCTTAATATCTTCTAATACATCCCTCAATAAATAACGTTTATTTTTATAGACACTCTGCAAATGAGATACTGACGAAAGTGACTTATCCTCACTATTTTCCTCCTTGGACGTATGCCCAGTAAGCAAGGCTGATTTAAGGGCTTCAAAATGAGTTTTTTGTAGTTCCGAGTACGAATGACTCATCAGTAATTTTCCATCACGAGTACGTCTCAATGAAACAATTAATTCATCATTTTCACTTTCGAGATTAATGGCATACGAGCTCGCATATTGTTCTAATTGTGAGATTGCTTTGTGATTATTGACAAATCCCCACTTTTGTAAATCTCCTTCCTGTTCGCTTTTCTCAATACTCTCAGAATCCACAAGTGTAAAACCAGCTTTAAAAAGCACACTATAAAGATCGGCTACTTGCTCACTTGAAACTGACTCAGAAAGCCTAAGGAAAATTCTTTTTTTAGTTTTTAATTGAAGCTGAGAAGCCTTTAGTCCTTCAACTGAAAGAACATTTCTATAGGCTCTGGCTAAGTGATTCAAATCACATTTTTCAAAAAAACTTATCAGCCAATAATAGGGTAATTCAAAACTTGGAGCTCTCTGTGTTAAATAAATAAATTCAACTATTGCTTCAGTTTCCCTATTGCTTTGCATCAACTGCACGGCACGATAGTAATGCATTAAAGTGAGTGCATTTACTCCTCGAAAATAATTGATCTCATCTTTTTTATTAGGATTCTTTTTCTTTATCTGATTTTTCAAGAGTATGCGTGCGATGTGACGCGCCTGACTTTCTACTTCAGAGGCTAAGCTATCTTTATCTTCATAGGATTTTTGGTAAGTATATAATTGAGCTCCATTTCCCCTTTGATGAACTCCTACTTTTAGAAACAAGCCTTTCTTTGACTCCAATATCGTGCCTGTAACAATGAACTCAGCTCCTTTCCACTGACCTTTACGAATATCTGTATTTGCGATCTTCGCATCTGCAATGGAGAGCTCATTTATCATTGAATTTAGCTGATCGCGGTGAACGACCTCGAGCCCCTGCTCCTGTAGATAAAAACTCATTACATCCGCCGCGCCCATAGACCACAAGTCATCTGGATTTTCGGAGCTATGATCAACGAGCACTGTTTGGGCTTGAAGTACATTTATTAAAACTGCACTGATCCCTAAGACATAATAAAAGAATTTCATTTTAATATGAAATTATTTTTTAAGAAATGATTTATTAATAGCAGCCCTGATGGATCTTTTTCGATTGATTCGTTTAAGTCAATGGTACAGAAATTAATTGAGCCTTTGCCATGAGTAATTCTTATGAGGGGTTTTAAGTGTGTGTCTTCTGTGATTTCTACACACTCGACTTGCTGAAGTCCCGAATCAAATTTCCAATAATGACTTAATTTCACGGCTAGTTGATTAAAACCTTTTATCTCTTTTGATAAAAATTCACTGCTGATTAACTCGACTTTAGAGATCTCCCACGATTTAAGATCTAAGAACTGCTTTGATCCACCAAAGAGCCAAACTTCACCACCTTTCTTCGTGTAAGATTTAAGCTCTTCAAGTAATTCATCATAAATAGTGACTTCATAGAGAATAAGTTTTTTTGATTTGACGATTTCAAAGTCATTCACTAATTCAAAATTCACCCTTTGATTTTTTAGAGTTTCTTCATCAATGGATTCAAATTTTTCACTAAGAATCGAAAGCTTCTCATGCTTTAACTGAAAGAGCTTCTCTCCTATTACATAGAATGGCACAATGTATTTTTTTTGACTTTGTGATGACAGCAATTCTAATTGGCCCTTAATCACACTCGCGTCTTTAACTTTGGGCAGATCCCAGTTTATCGTTTGTTCACGCTGTAAATTTAAAGTTCCTTGGGCAATTGTTTTATTCGATAAACTAAGTCGCCATTGAATTGAAGCTTCAGAGAAGATTTTTTCATCCAATTCATAAGTAAACTTTTTCCCACTCCAAAAACTCCGACTCTCATTTTTTAAAACGATCTCCTCCTGAGCTCCGTAAAGTAGTGATACGCTCAGGAAGAGTATTGACCATCTGATCACTTTTCTTTCCAGGTTTCCATCATTTCACTTATAAATTTTACAGCAAGGTTATTGGCACAATTTTGCAGTGCTTCTTTTCCTGCAATCGCTTCGCTGACATCTACGCCCGAGCTGGTTAAACTTTTTATTGCTAAAACTTTTTCATTATTTTTCTGAAGTGCTTTGATTTCTAATCTTGCTTTACACGAGATTAATTCTCCGCGCCTCAAGGCAAATTGACTGATACCTTCACCTAGGATAATAATATCCACATCTTTTAAATCAGCTTTAATTTCTTTTATTCCATCCTCAAATAGATCTGATTTGATTGATGATTTATATTCTTTAACCACAAAGCCCGCTTGTTTCATAATATCCATTAATTCAGTTTGAGCCGCAGGATCAATCACTGCTTGAGCGACATGCTGCTCTTCAATAAATATGGCGACGGTAGGTAGTTCCTGCCCCTTGAATTTTGCTTTTAAAATATCTCTTGGATCTTCAAGCTTAACTACTTTCTGTTTTGAACTTAAATCATCTATCGCCAGCAATAATTTCTCACCGGATTGTTCTGCTAAATCTGAATAATCACCTCGTGCGGATGTTTTCACCATGAAAGTTTTCTTTTCACTTGTTTCCACATCTATAACATTTGTGGTCAAATACATCTTGCTACCAACTGAAAAAAGTTTAGCGGAAATAAAGTATTTCACTCCATAAAGTTTTTGGACTTTCACACGGCTTTCTTCATCCATGAAACCCGCTTCAGAACTCGCTTGTTCTTTTAATAGGTCTTCAAGTTTTTTTCTTTCCACCACTAGTAATTCATCATTCACACTTAGAAAGGCATTCAAAAGCTCTTCAATTTCAGCACCTGCAGAGGAACTGATTTTTTTCGATACTTCAACATTAATAATTGAGACCACAGTTTTTTCTGCGTAGGCAAAAATCAAACTGGGTAACAAGGCCATGAGTATTAATAAGTGCTTCATTTGTACTTTCCTTTTTTGATAGAGTAATCAATAGTAATTCATAATATAAAACTTGTCAGTCATGACTTTGTAAGGCTTTTGTAAAAGCCTTGACATAGCGCTTATTTTATAAAGCATCCGCTAAGTAGAGGGATGAGATCATCATGGCATTATTTAATTCACCAGACTTTATCGCTTGCTTAAGTTCTCTAGGAGTCATTTCTAAGACTTCGATATCTTCGCCTAGGTCCATATTACGCACTGACCCCAGTTGAACATCTTTGGCAAGCACTGTGTAGCACCAGTTATCTTGCATTGAAGGGTTGGGACGCACTTTGCCTAAGAGTTCATAGTCGGAACAAGTTCCACCGCTTTCTTCTTGCAGTTCACGTATGCCCGCTTCCACCACATCTTCACCTTTTTCAATGGCTCCACCGGGAAGTTCTAACTCATATTCTTGACTTCCATGACGGTACTGGCGAATCATGACAACATTACCTTGCTGAGTAAAAGGCACGATTGTTACCCAATCGGGGAAATGAAAAACGTAATAATCCCCCACATGGGAATTCCTTGGATTAACACATTTATTTTTTCGTAATTTCATAAAACCTGCTTCAAAAACAAGCTCTGAACTTTTCTGTTCCCATTTCTGCATAAACAATCCCTATATTTTAATAAAATAAAAATAGCTGAATGACTGGAAAGCGTCAAACTCACAGTTAGTTTGAATCATCAAACAAATGGGGTTTATCATGTCTACAAATGAAATTTTTGATACTTTAGTTAATGCTTCACAAAACTTTTGTGATTGGGCGGAAAATGAACCTACTGATACTGAAAATGAAGCTCGTATTGGCTTACAAAATATGTCACTACTCTATGCGGCCCTCTTAGGTTTAGCTGGACTCGACTTACCTGAAGAAGAAGATTTTCATTCTGAAAAGCGCATTCCTATTGATCAATGG from Lentisphaera profundi harbors:
- a CDS encoding protein kinase domain-containing protein, translating into MDREEESFDKNFASFYDELDELDEMPLLDMIESIKTRYCEFKYVDEGGIKVIQTCKDLKTGRTVAMARLKNDANDQQKEAFLKEARLTAALQHPNIIPMHDLGLKGRHPWFTMKFISGSSLEQILSDLKNNKKDYLVDLSDRLDVFIKVCDAIAYAHSRGVLHLDLKPDNIQISDYGDVLLCDWGLAKVMAAICDEELLDCYAFNPKETNVTIDGLIKGTPGYMAPEQTGLIKSKKGVYTDVFSLGCVLYKILTFKKPFSGAAIKLIMKKTLDCDFIKPTKIDTSIPLPLEAVCLKAMSKDPNERYASVVELQKEILSYRNGFATSAEKASLLTLMRLWVKRHRSISIASLLLVLISIFAAWFMINNLKLEKINAIQRAEKLSLEKEFHVKMGKDAAPRFYQRAQIAFNSFNFDDAVNFCDSAVELDPSLKEAWGLKGLLHIIYQEFNAAVKALEKNGEAPELLDLAKQFQKIKDDDVLALSLDQFLALFKQGMENEQPKVVGGLVHYTAYSEMPLAKRIEFCKGVIIVHNKKLAISQVKNQKIHFEYDRKNKHLDVSHNDWIQSALILQGFPAQSADLSHTKIKDFICFRNQPLKSLDVSYTKIIELNTLENYDLRNLNISHTAIANIYKLRDMSLKTLNISHSAVRTSMNLTGFEDLEKLYIHQGQFKLENLKKRLPNTEIIILP
- a CDS encoding RNA polymerase sigma factor; the encoded protein is MNNKQVTRQTLLYKLIDSNDEKSWDEFAQYYEGYIYVVIRGLGVDKQIAEDLLQDVLIKVWKSLPKYEYREGECTFRTWLCLVIKSTVYNFYKKKSTRNDNKNIDYDETLHSLDMFTEPEVHRIAELEWKSYISNMAWKNVQDEFSDRTREIFKMSMGQEDNELIGEKFEMSASSVRVYKSRVRKVLLREISRLNQELGG
- a CDS encoding sensor histidine kinase → MLKARFYSLQNERLQSIEQQSTAILKKIETGLIPLITNTDMDNKSINETSSASIYINHLFILNPKGKVIYPLRSSEAITPRELDFLNRNSDILLNPQTYQPSKADAHNGWYSWYIRKKLHLILWSKTIDSYTVGVELHQERIINEIINSIPKNISSNDYQLTLKNAEQNLYQYSSETQSFDASVKTELPYPLHSYQFVYQFNEPNFISPLRKYFLMGFSLIIAGALSGICYLFYREQIRNIRESAQRVNFANQVSHELKTPLTNIRMYAELLEFQLSDDDPKVTKRLNVIIKESHRLSRMINNVLNFAKQENDSVFIKTEEIVLDPLLQEVLNKFDLAFRKKEISIKLHLNSQKTIEADPDLITQIIGNLLSNVEKYVPQKSNLDISTYQDNELTTLIMQDNGPGIAKKHKEKIFQSFYRISNQLSDGVTGTGIGLAIARDFARAHRGDLELVPSESGACFKLTLPNARK
- a CDS encoding response regulator transcription factor; protein product: MKVLIAEDDVLIREGLIDIFEDEGYEIAEAANGREALELYSSEKPDFICLDIMMPEINGYEVCKEIRKTNPDIPIIFLSAKSQEEDKLQGFDLGADDYITKPFGIKEVIARVRAVTRRCLKKSSTSNECFKMAKISVNPKGLTCTRNEEIIELGLRDIKILQYLHSHANEAISRQQLFQSCWGMEFMGNTRSIDQKISQLRKLIEDNPQEPKIIQTAHGVGYIYKD
- a CDS encoding CsgG/HfaB family protein, which codes for MKHLLILMALLPSLIFAYAEKTVVSIINVEVSKKISSSAGAEIEELLNAFLSVNDELLVVERKKLEDLLKEQASSEAGFMDEESRVKVQKLYGVKYFISAKLFSVGSKMYLTTNVIDVETSEKKTFMVKTSARGDYSDLAEQSGEKLLLAIDDLSSKQKVVKLEDPRDILKAKFKGQELPTVAIFIEEQHVAQAVIDPAAQTELMDIMKQAGFVVKEYKSSIKSDLFEDGIKEIKADLKDVDIIILGEGISQFALRRGELISCKARLEIKALQKNNEKVLAIKSLTSSGVDVSEAIAGKEALQNCANNLAVKFISEMMETWKEK
- a CDS encoding NUDIX hydrolase, whose product is MQKWEQKSSELVFEAGFMKLRKNKCVNPRNSHVGDYYVFHFPDWVTIVPFTQQGNVVMIRQYRHGSQEYELELPGGAIEKGEDVVEAGIRELQEESGGTCSDYELLGKVRPNPSMQDNWCYTVLAKDVQLGSVRNMDLGEDIEVLEMTPRELKQAIKSGELNNAMMISSLYLADAL